Proteins from a genomic interval of Oncorhynchus kisutch isolate 150728-3 linkage group LG28, Okis_V2, whole genome shotgun sequence:
- the LOC109873156 gene encoding protocadherin gamma-C5 isoform X28 — protein sequence MKKLSLKERTCLSDWRGLMQWLLCFCLSWNTTGAEIRYTVPEELSLGSVVGNIAKDLGLEVSEISFREMRIASVAGKQYFSVDLGKGELVVSDRIDRESLCGQSASCLLPLEVIIENPLQLHRVEVDIRDINDNAPHFQSSERTLKIAESTAPGMRFSLESAQDPDVGDNSLKSYTLSKNEHFSLEIKDQDDGRKVPELCLEKALDRENKARHQLLLTALDGGSPVRSGTSQIIIIVLDNNDNNPIFKHPLCKVSLNENTPQGTSFLKVEANDLDDGPNGEIEYSFGDHTAQSVKALFEIDPKTGEMYLKGTLDYESTPSYRIEIIAKDKGMPEMEGQCNVQIDVIDVNDNSPQISLTSKPSPVRENAPKGTVVALISARDPDSGDNGKVTLQIQPSYPFTLEPSISSHYALVTNGVLDRETFPEYSIEITATDAGSPPLTSKKTIPVRILDVNDNPPRFPDTAHTVYVNENNTPGYIICSVSALDMDIGDNAKISYSILDSKVQDMSVSSYTYINSDNGSIYSMHSFDYEKLKVFQIQVQAKDHGSPSLSSNVTVHVFILDQNDNAPAVIYPSAVMGSVSHQKMPRSAKAGHLTTKISAVDADSGHNAWISYRLVEATDSSLFNVNLYTGEVRTKRAVSEQDDSSQRLLIEIQDNGEPVQSATVTVNIVLEDGLHEPISDFRQKTAEPSKRNSKITFYLIISLASVSVLSLLTFLILVVKCVRNSRSSSSCCIRRADSDGYKNPNRNLQLQLNTDGPIKYVEVLGGDMLSQSQSFRSCLSPVSEFSDFTLVKPSSTTDFQDMINVLDASLPDSAWTFESQQQKPPNNDWRFTQQGQRPGPSGAGPHPEGAGGAIVGTGPWPNPPTEAEQLQALMAAANEVSEATATLGPRYNAQFPMQHVPDYRQNVYIPGSTATLTANPQQMMPQPALQGPPQAMPQVDVPNAAQTPASKKKSTKKDKK from the exons ATGAAGAAATTGAGCTTGAAGGAGAGAACGTGCCTCAGTGATTGGAGAGGACTAATGCAATGGctgttgtgtttctgtttgtcttgGAATACAACAGGAGCCGAGATTCGTTATACAGTTCCAGAGGAACTGAGCTTGGGATCCGTGGTTGGAAATATAGCAAAAGATCTGGGTTTGGAAGTATCAGAGATTTCTTTTCGTGAAATGAGGATAGCGTCTGTGGCTGGTAAACAGTATTTCAGTGTGGATTTAGGTAAGGGCGAGCTAGTTGTCAGCGATAGAATTGACAGAGAAAGTCTATGCGGACAAAGCGCCAGTTGCCTCTTGCCATTAGAAGTCATCATTGAGAACCCTCTGCAGCTTCACAGAGTGGAAGTTGACATCCGGGATATAAATGATAATGCTCCTCATTTTCAATCATCTGAGCGCACATTgaaaatagcagaatccactgcCCCAGGTATGCGATTTTCTTTGGAGAGCGCGCAGGATCCTGACGTTGGCGACAATTCTTTAAAATCCTACACTCTCAGCAAAAACGAACATTTCAGCTTGGAAATAAAGGATCAAGATGACGGAAGAAAAGTTCCGGAATTATGTCTGGAGAAAGCTTTGGACCGAGAGAATAAGGCTCGACATCAGCTGTTGTTAACCGCCCTTGATGGTGGCTCTCCAGTTAGATCTGGGACTTCACAGATTATAATTATTGTCTTAGATAACAACGATAACAACCCCATATTCAAACATCCGTTATGCAAAGTATCTCTGAACGAAAACACTCCACAGGGCACGTCGTTCCTAAAGGTCGAGGCAAACGATTTGGACGACGGCCCAAATGGAGAGATCGAATACTCTTTTGGTGACCACACTGCACAGTCTGTAAAGGCTTTGTTTGAAATTGATCCAAAAACGGGGGAAATGTATTTGAAGGGTACGCTGGATTACGAGAGCACTCCCTCGTACCGAATCGAAATTATTGCTAAAGACAAAGGCATGCCTGAGATGGAAGGACAGTGCAACGTTCAGATTGATGTCATAGATGTCAATGATAACTCTCCCCAAATTAGCCTCACATCTAAACCAAGCCCAGTGCGCGAGAACGCACCCAAAGGGACTGTAGTGGCCTTGATTAGTGCACGGGACCCTGACTCTGGAGACAATGGAAAGGTGACACTACAAATCCAACCAAGCTATCCTTTTACATTGGAACCTTCCATCTCCAGTCATTACGCACTAGTCACCAATGGTGTTCTGGACCGTGAGACGTTCCCTGAGTATAGCATAGAGATAACGGCTACTGATGCgggctcccctcctctcaccagcAAGAAAACCATCCCAGTCCGTATTCTGGATGTGAATGACAATCCACCTAGGTTTCCAGACACTGCGCACACCGTGTACGTCAATGAGAATAACACACCTGGTTATATTATATGCTCTGTGTCCGCATTGGATATGGATATTGGAGATAACGCCAAGATCTCCTATTCTATATTAGACTCTAAAGTACaagacatgtctgtctcctcCTATACTTACATAAACTCAGATAACGGCAGCATCTACAGCATGCACTCGTTTGACTATGAGAAACTGAAGGTGTTTCAGATACAGGTCCAGGCAAAGGACCACGGCTCTCCGTCTCTGAGCAGCAACGTCACGGTTCATGTTTTTATCCTGGACCAGAACGACAATGCTCCCGCTGTTATTTACCCATCCGCTGTCATGGGCTCTGTCTCCCATCAGAAGATGCCCCGGTCCGCTAAAGCAGGCCACCTGACCACTAAGATATCGGCAGTGGACGCAGACTCGGGCCATAACGCCTGGATTTCCTATAGGCTGGTGGAGGCCACAGACTCGTCTCTGTTCAATGTGAATCTTTACACAGGGGAGGTGAGGACTAAACGCGCTGTTTCAGAGCAGGATGACTCCTCTCAGAGGCTGCTTATAGAGATACAAGACAATGGGGAACCGGTCCAGTCCGCCACAGTCACAGTCAACATCGTGTTAGAGGACGGGCTCCACGAGCCCATCTCGGACTTCCGCCAGAAAACAGCCGAGCCCAGCAAGAGAAACAGTAAAATCACCTTTTATTTGATCATCTCTCTGGCCTCAGTGTCCGTTTTGTCTTTGTTGACTTTTCTCATCTTAGTGGTGAAATGCGTTAGAAACAGTAGGAGCAGCTCGAGTTGCTGTATCAGACGGGCTGACTCTGACGGATACAAGAATCCCAACAGAAACCTGCAGCTCCAGCTCAACACTGACGGCCCTATTAagtatgtggaggtcctgggaggGGACATGTTGTCTCAGAGCCAGTCCTTCAGGTCGTGTCTCTCTCCAGTGTCCGAATTCAGTGATTTCACCCTCGTTAAGCCCAGCAGCACCACTGACTTTCAGGACATGATAAACGTGCTTGATGCATCATTACCTGATAGCGCGTGGACGTTCGAGAGCCAACAG caaAAACCACCCAACAATGACTGGCGCTTTACCCAGCAGGGACAAAGACCCGGACCCAGTGG agctGGCCCCCATCCTGAGGGGGCAGGTGGTGCTATAGTTGGAACAGGACCCTGGCCCAACCCCCCCACTGAGGCTGAACAGCTCCAGGCTCTGATGGCTGCTGCCAACG aggtgaGCGAGGCGACGGCGACCCTTGGACCCCGCTACAACGCCCAGTTCCCCATGCAGCATGTGCCCGACTACCGCCAGAACGTCTACATCCCCGGCAGCACGGCCACCCTGACGGCCAACCCCCAGCAGATGATGCCCCAGCCGGCCCTGCAGGGCCCGCCACAGGCCATGCCCCAGGTCGATGTCCCCAACGCTGCCCAGACCCCCGCCAGCAAGAAGAAGTCCACCAAGAAGGACAAGAAGTAA
- the LOC109873156 gene encoding protocadherin gamma-C5 isoform X23: MWTIVKIKMLPWLVLWMFFVLWNTIEAQTRYTIPEELDVGSVVGNIAKDLGFDIAKISDRKLRIAPGAGKQYFAVDLGKGELIVNERIDRESLCGQSASCLLPLQVIIEDPLQFYRVEVEILDINDNSPLFMSGENTIKVPESTLLGVRFRLETAQDHDVGINYLRSYSLNKNDFFALNVKNNKDGTKVAELVLEKTVDREQQPVHNLILTAVDGGTPARSGTTHVTVMVIDINDNAPSFDQDLYEIQLSENAVPGTLVLTVRANDLDEGPNSKIEYSFESHTAESIQKLFVINEDTGAITLSDSLDYEKSHSYKFDVCARDKGTPSMEGHGGVQVTIVDVNDNSPEITITSSPKPIREDAPVGTMVALISANDLDSGDNGKVSLRMSSDYPFKLNPSFADHYALVTGASLDREKYPEYRIELEATDSGSPHLTSNKIITVNILDVNDNPPVFSQPSYTVYVRENNAAGSIMCSVSASDPDIGENAKISYSILDSKVQDVSVSSYIYINSDNGSIYSMHSFDYEKLKVFQIQVRAKDHGSPSLSSNVTVHVFILDQNDNAPAVIYPSAVMGSVSHQKMPRSAKAGHLTTKISAVDADSGHNAWISYKLVEATDSSLFSVNLYTGEVRTKRAVSEQDDSSQRLLIEIQDNGEPVQSATVTVNIVLEDGLHEPISDFRQKTAEPSKRNSKITFYLIISLASVSVLSLLTFLILVVKCVRNSRSSSSCCIRRADSDGYKNPNRNLQLQLNTDGPIKYVEVLGGDMLSQSQSFRSCLSPVSEFSDFTLVKPSSTTDFQDMINVLDASLPDSAWTFESQQQKPPNNDWRFTQQGQRPGPSGTYRYSTSTQQRWTPYGKARAGPHPEGAGGAIVGTGPWPNPPTEAEQLQALMAAANEVSEATATLGPRYNAQFPMQHVPDYRQNVYIPGSTATLTANPQQMMPQPALQGPPQAMPQVDVPNAAQTPASKKKSTKKDKK, translated from the exons ACTGGACGTGGGCTCTGTTGTTGGAAATATAGCTAAGGACTTAGGCTTTGACATCGCTAAAATCTCTGATCGCAAACTGAGGATAGCCCCCGGGGCTGGTAAGCAATATTTCGCTGTGGATTTAGGAAAGGGTGAGCTCATTGTAAATGAacggatagacagagagagtctGTGCGGACAAAGCGCGAGTTGTTTGTTACCACTACAGGTTATCATTGAGGATCCACTTCAGTTTTATCGGGTTGAGGTGGAAATACTGGATATAAATGACAACTCTCCACTTTTCATGTCAGGCGAGAACACTATAAAAGTGCCCGAATCAACTCTACTTGGTGTTCGGTTTCGTTTGGAAACAGCGCAGGACCATGACGTCGGGATAAATTATTTGCGCTCATATTCTCTGAATAAAAATGACTTCTTTGCTTTGAACGTTAAAAACAATAAAGACGGCACAAAGGTTGCCGAGCTTGTTCTGGAAAAGACTGTAGACCGGGAACAGCAGCCGGTGCACAACCTAATTCTTACTGCGGTTGATGGAGGTACTCCGGCAAGATCTGGAACCACGCATGTTACTGTGATGGTGATAGATATAAACGACAATGCGCCTAGCTTTGACCAAGACTTGTATGAAATCCAACTGAGTGAAAATGCAGTACCCGGGACATTAGTATTGACAGTTAGAGCCAACGACTTGGATGAAGGCCCAAACAGTAAAATAGAGTATTCATTCGAATCGCATACAGCAGAGTCCATTCAAAAGCTATTTGTAATCAATGAAGACACAGGAGCTATAACTTTATCCGACTCATTAGATTACGAAAAAAGTCATTCATATAAATTTGATGTATGCGCTAGAGACAAAGGCACGCCATCTATGGAGGGACACGGTGGTGTCCAGGTAACTATTGTAGATGTTAATGATAACTCACCTGAGATAACCATCACCTCCTCACCCAAACCCATTAGAGAGGATGCTCCAGTAGGTACCATGGTAGCTCTAATTAGTGCAAATGATTTAGACTCCGGGGACAATGGCAAGGTCTCCCTTCGTATGTCTTCCGATTACCCTTTCAAATTAAATCCCTCATTTGCAGATCATTACGCACTAGTGACTGGTGCATCTTTAGATCGGGAGAAATATCCTGAATACCGTATTGAGCTTGAAGCAACCGATTCCGGGTCGCCACATTTGACCTCGAATAAAATAATAACAGTTAATATTTTGGATGTTAATGACAACCCTCCAGTTTTCTCCCAACCTTCTTACACTGTTTACGTCAGAGAGAACAATGCTGCTGGATCAATAATGTGTTCAGTGTCCGCTTCCGATCCAGATATCGGAGAAAACGCCAAGATCTCCTATTCTATATTAGACTCTAAAGTACAAGACGTATCTGTCTCCTCCTATATTTACATAAACTCAGATAACGGCAGCATCTACAGCATGCACTCGTTTGACTATGAGAAACTGAAGGTGTTTCAGATACAGGTCCGGGCAAAGGACCACGGCTCTCCGTCTTTGAGCAGCAACGTCACGGTTCATGTTTTTATCCTGGATCAGAACGACAACGCACCCGCTGTTATTTACCCATCCGCTGTCATGGGCTCTGTCTCCCATCAGAAGATGCCCCGGTCCGCTAAAGCAGGCCACCTGACCACTAAGATATCGGCAGTGGACGCAGACTCGGGCCATAACGCTTGGATTTCCTATAAGCTAGTGGAGGCCACAGACTCGTCTCTGTTCAGTGTGAATCTTTACACAGGGGAGGTGAGGACTAAACGCGCTGTTTCAGAGCAGGATGACTCCTCTCAGAGGCTGCTTATAGAGATACAGGACAATGGGGAGCCGGTCCAGTCCGCCACAGTCACAGTCAACATCGTGTTAGAGGACGGGCTCCACGAGCCCATCTCGGACTTCCGCCAGAAAACAGCCGAGCCCAGCAAGAGAAACAGTAAAATCACCTTTTATTTGATCATCTCTCTGGCCTCAGTGTCCGTTTTGTCTTTGTTGACTTTTCTCATCTTAGTGGTGAAATGCGTTAGAAACAGTAGGAGCAGCTCGAGTTGCTGTATCAGACGGGCTGACTCTGACGGATACAAGAATCCCAACAGAAACCTGCAGCTCCAGCTCAACACTGACGGCCCTATTAagtatgtggaggtcctgggaggGGACATGTTGTCTCAGAGCCAGTCCTTCAGATCGTGTCTCTCTCCAGTGTCCGAGTTCAGTGATTTCACCCTCGTTAAGCCCAGCAGCACCACTGACTTTCAGGACATGATAAACGTACTTGATGCATCTTTACCGGACAGCGCGTGGACGTTCGAGAGCCAACAG caaAAACCACCCAACAATGACTGGCGCTTTACCCAGCAGGGACAAAGACCCGGACCCAGTGG CACGTACAGGTACAGCACCAGCACCCAGCAGAGATGGACACCGTACGGCAAGGCGAG agctGGCCCCCATCCTGAGGGGGCAGGTGGTGCTATAGTTGGAACAGGACCCTGGCCCAACCCCCCCACTGAGGCTGAACAGCTCCAGGCTCTGATGGCTGCTGCCAACG aggtgaGCGAGGCGACGGCGACCCTTGGACCCCGCTACAACGCCCAGTTCCCCATGCAGCATGTGCCCGACTACCGCCAGAACGTCTACATCCCCGGCAGCACGGCCACCCTGACGGCCAACCCCCAGCAGATGATGCCCCAGCCGGCCCTGCAGGGCCCGCCACAGGCCATGCCCCAGGTCGATGTCCCCAACGCTGCCCAGACCCCCGCCAGCAAGAAGAAGTCCACCAAGAAGGACAAGAAGTAA
- the LOC109873156 gene encoding protocadherin gamma-C5 isoform X38, giving the protein MWTIVKIKMLPWLVLWMFFVLWNTIEAQTRYTIPEELDVGSVVGNIAKDLGFDIAKISDRKLRIAPGAGKQYFAVDLGKGELIVNERIDRESLCGQSASCLLPLQVIIEDPLQFYRVEVEILDINDNSPLFMSGENTIKVPESTLLGVRFRLETAQDHDVGINYLRSYSLNKNDFFALNVKNNKDGTKVAELVLEKTVDREQQPVHNLILTAVDGGTPARSGTTHVTVMVIDINDNAPSFDQDLYEIQLSENAVPGTLVLTVRANDLDEGPNSKIEYSFESHTAESIQKLFVINEDTGAITLSDSLDYEKSHSYKFDVCARDKGTPSMEGHGGVQVTIVDVNDNSPEITITSSPKPIREDAPVGTMVALISANDLDSGDNGKVSLRMSSDYPFKLNPSFADHYALVTGASLDREKYPEYRIELEATDSGSPHLTSNKIITVNILDVNDNPPVFSQPSYTVYVRENNAAGSIMCSVSASDPDIGENAKISYSILDSKVQDVSVSSYIYINSDNGSIYSMHSFDYEKLKVFQIQVRAKDHGSPSLSSNVTVHVFILDQNDNAPAVIYPSAVMGSVSHQKMPRSAKAGHLTTKISAVDADSGHNAWISYKLVEATDSSLFSVNLYTGEVRTKRAVSEQDDSSQRLLIEIQDNGEPVQSATVTVNIVLEDGLHEPISDFRQKTAEPSKRNSKITFYLIISLASVSVLSLLTFLILVVKCVRNSRSSSSCCIRRADSDGYKNPNRNLQLQLNTDGPIKYVEVLGGDMLSQSQSFRSCLSPVSEFSDFTLVKPSSTTDFQDMINVLDASLPDSAWTFESQQQKPPNNDWRFTQQGQRPGPSGAGPHPEGAGGAIVGTGPWPNPPTEAEQLQALMAAANEVSEATATLGPRYNAQFPMQHVPDYRQNVYIPGSTATLTANPQQMMPQPALQGPPQAMPQVDVPNAAQTPASKKKSTKKDKK; this is encoded by the exons ACTGGACGTGGGCTCTGTTGTTGGAAATATAGCTAAGGACTTAGGCTTTGACATCGCTAAAATCTCTGATCGCAAACTGAGGATAGCCCCCGGGGCTGGTAAGCAATATTTCGCTGTGGATTTAGGAAAGGGTGAGCTCATTGTAAATGAacggatagacagagagagtctGTGCGGACAAAGCGCGAGTTGTTTGTTACCACTACAGGTTATCATTGAGGATCCACTTCAGTTTTATCGGGTTGAGGTGGAAATACTGGATATAAATGACAACTCTCCACTTTTCATGTCAGGCGAGAACACTATAAAAGTGCCCGAATCAACTCTACTTGGTGTTCGGTTTCGTTTGGAAACAGCGCAGGACCATGACGTCGGGATAAATTATTTGCGCTCATATTCTCTGAATAAAAATGACTTCTTTGCTTTGAACGTTAAAAACAATAAAGACGGCACAAAGGTTGCCGAGCTTGTTCTGGAAAAGACTGTAGACCGGGAACAGCAGCCGGTGCACAACCTAATTCTTACTGCGGTTGATGGAGGTACTCCGGCAAGATCTGGAACCACGCATGTTACTGTGATGGTGATAGATATAAACGACAATGCGCCTAGCTTTGACCAAGACTTGTATGAAATCCAACTGAGTGAAAATGCAGTACCCGGGACATTAGTATTGACAGTTAGAGCCAACGACTTGGATGAAGGCCCAAACAGTAAAATAGAGTATTCATTCGAATCGCATACAGCAGAGTCCATTCAAAAGCTATTTGTAATCAATGAAGACACAGGAGCTATAACTTTATCCGACTCATTAGATTACGAAAAAAGTCATTCATATAAATTTGATGTATGCGCTAGAGACAAAGGCACGCCATCTATGGAGGGACACGGTGGTGTCCAGGTAACTATTGTAGATGTTAATGATAACTCACCTGAGATAACCATCACCTCCTCACCCAAACCCATTAGAGAGGATGCTCCAGTAGGTACCATGGTAGCTCTAATTAGTGCAAATGATTTAGACTCCGGGGACAATGGCAAGGTCTCCCTTCGTATGTCTTCCGATTACCCTTTCAAATTAAATCCCTCATTTGCAGATCATTACGCACTAGTGACTGGTGCATCTTTAGATCGGGAGAAATATCCTGAATACCGTATTGAGCTTGAAGCAACCGATTCCGGGTCGCCACATTTGACCTCGAATAAAATAATAACAGTTAATATTTTGGATGTTAATGACAACCCTCCAGTTTTCTCCCAACCTTCTTACACTGTTTACGTCAGAGAGAACAATGCTGCTGGATCAATAATGTGTTCAGTGTCCGCTTCCGATCCAGATATCGGAGAAAACGCCAAGATCTCCTATTCTATATTAGACTCTAAAGTACAAGACGTATCTGTCTCCTCCTATATTTACATAAACTCAGATAACGGCAGCATCTACAGCATGCACTCGTTTGACTATGAGAAACTGAAGGTGTTTCAGATACAGGTCCGGGCAAAGGACCACGGCTCTCCGTCTTTGAGCAGCAACGTCACGGTTCATGTTTTTATCCTGGATCAGAACGACAACGCACCCGCTGTTATTTACCCATCCGCTGTCATGGGCTCTGTCTCCCATCAGAAGATGCCCCGGTCCGCTAAAGCAGGCCACCTGACCACTAAGATATCGGCAGTGGACGCAGACTCGGGCCATAACGCTTGGATTTCCTATAAGCTAGTGGAGGCCACAGACTCGTCTCTGTTCAGTGTGAATCTTTACACAGGGGAGGTGAGGACTAAACGCGCTGTTTCAGAGCAGGATGACTCCTCTCAGAGGCTGCTTATAGAGATACAGGACAATGGGGAGCCGGTCCAGTCCGCCACAGTCACAGTCAACATCGTGTTAGAGGACGGGCTCCACGAGCCCATCTCGGACTTCCGCCAGAAAACAGCCGAGCCCAGCAAGAGAAACAGTAAAATCACCTTTTATTTGATCATCTCTCTGGCCTCAGTGTCCGTTTTGTCTTTGTTGACTTTTCTCATCTTAGTGGTGAAATGCGTTAGAAACAGTAGGAGCAGCTCGAGTTGCTGTATCAGACGGGCTGACTCTGACGGATACAAGAATCCCAACAGAAACCTGCAGCTCCAGCTCAACACTGACGGCCCTATTAagtatgtggaggtcctgggaggGGACATGTTGTCTCAGAGCCAGTCCTTCAGATCGTGTCTCTCTCCAGTGTCCGAGTTCAGTGATTTCACCCTCGTTAAGCCCAGCAGCACCACTGACTTTCAGGACATGATAAACGTACTTGATGCATCTTTACCGGACAGCGCGTGGACGTTCGAGAGCCAACAG caaAAACCACCCAACAATGACTGGCGCTTTACCCAGCAGGGACAAAGACCCGGACCCAGTGG agctGGCCCCCATCCTGAGGGGGCAGGTGGTGCTATAGTTGGAACAGGACCCTGGCCCAACCCCCCCACTGAGGCTGAACAGCTCCAGGCTCTGATGGCTGCTGCCAACG aggtgaGCGAGGCGACGGCGACCCTTGGACCCCGCTACAACGCCCAGTTCCCCATGCAGCATGTGCCCGACTACCGCCAGAACGTCTACATCCCCGGCAGCACGGCCACCCTGACGGCCAACCCCCAGCAGATGATGCCCCAGCCGGCCCTGCAGGGCCCGCCACAGGCCATGCCCCAGGTCGATGTCCCCAACGCTGCCCAGACCCCCGCCAGCAAGAAGAAGTCCACCAAGAAGGACAAGAAGTAA